A section of the Heliangelus exortis chromosome 27, bHelExo1.hap1, whole genome shotgun sequence genome encodes:
- the GLMP gene encoding glycosylated lysosomal membrane protein isoform X2 has product MAAAAFAPLLVLGTLRAALGAGTAREVSMEYNPGWNSSSVNLLHVRAVGPRDTLHYIWSSIGAPTVLLVATKSRTSALHINWTQLLSPSPTGAIWIEPPSSVVSSAAVVFTKVFEYSQSQSLEELFYPTYDLSGFSWENTNHTLNHTALTAEFTGVPATDPAGSFSNGSLTFRVTAYEAGGRDRLLPSLLHTANSSKVEFVLAGVAPQGNSSRFSLEVATVEEVGAVRVLRSARSIDDEYTPTIFEMLSLAAESQNDSSTLSFLQWKATAYGSRSPRREDGIQCRSQGLQAANWTLPGSSLVLAYFGEGLGSTYTVSAINISFGGEDGEVYQEKRYLSW; this is encoded by the exons atggcggcggcggcgttCGCGCCGCTCCTGGTCCTGGGGACGCTGCGGGCGGCGCTCGGGGCCGGAACCGCCAGGGAG GTTTCCATGGAATACAACCCTGGCTGGAACAGTTCCTCTGTCAACCTCCTCCACGTGCGGGCGGTGGGACCCAGGGACACCTTGCACTACATCTGGAGCAGCATCGGGGCCCCCACGGTGCTTTTGGTGGCCACGAAGAGCAGGACCAGTGCCCTGCACATCAACTGgacccagctcctctcccccagccccacgggTGCCATCTGGATCGAACCCCCCAGCAGTGTGGTCTCCTCTGCTGCCGTTGTCTTCACCAAG gtgTTTGAGTACAGCCAGAGCCAAAGCCTGGAAGAGCTTTTCTATCCCACTTATGACCTTTCTGGCTTTTCCTGGGAAAACACCAACCACACCCTGAACCACACGGCCCTGACAGCTGAGTTCACGGGGGTCCCAGCCACAGATCCTGCTGGCAGCTTCTCCAATGGCAGCCTGACCTTCCGG GTGACAGCCTATGAGGCTGGTGGCCGTGACAggctcctccccagcctcctgcacaCAGCAAACAGCTCCAAGGTGGAATTTGTCCTGGCTGGGGTGGCTCCCCAAGGAAACAGCTCCAGGTTTTCCCTGGAAGTGGCCACggtggaggaggtgggggcGGTGCGGGTGCTGCGCTCGGCGCGTTCCATCGACGACGAGTACACCCCCACCATCTTTGAG aTGCTCTCCCTGGCTGCTGAATCCCAAAATGACAGCTCCACACTCAGCTTCCTGCAGTGGAAAGCCACAGCCTATGGCTCCAGGAGCCCCCGGCGTGAGGATGGGATCCAGTGCAGGTCACAGGGCCTGCAAGCAGCCAACTGGAccctgcctggctccagcctgGTCCTTGCCTACTTTGGGGAGGGTTTAGGCAGCACCTACACTGTCAGTGCCATTAATATCTCCTTtgggggagaggatggagaagtTTACCAGGAGAAACGTTACCTCAGCTGGTGA
- the TMEM79 gene encoding LOW QUALITY PROTEIN: transmembrane protein 79 (The sequence of the model RefSeq protein was modified relative to this genomic sequence to represent the inferred CDS: inserted 4 bases in 2 codons) yields MAAADPILSPEEVALLVLDKVTLDTPLEKNLDQHPRDHGATLPWDQCHPSRDQCHPSARAPPEPLEPKSCPPPGGDTLEDAVPKCPPMEAKDEDPPPDPXPHVFVPIDPHCIEQTPGKPKKTPNPQTREGWRGGSERPQPLPLQPLQPPHPTRXPPPLAFEGLVAKTPPSRGEPRCPWAGGCRDNLKAVASGFGALFLCPCFLYGAFVFLPFDAPPLPTPTARLVYTLRCAAFATFPILLGMIVSGISRLCSSALEPFGELERELELHRAFVSQSIQLFILYFFNLAVLVTYLPQELLKLIPLLTGLFAISRLIFWLSYAIGRSFRVFGFSMTFLPLLAMLLWNLYSMFVLEPENLFAVGTPKPENSKERGTKLRYWG; encoded by the exons atggctgctgctgaccccaTCCTGTCCCCTGAGGAGGTGGCTTTGCTGGTCCTGGACAAGGTGACCCTGGACACccccttggaaaaaaacctggatcAGCACCCAAGGGACCACGGGGCCACCCTGCCATGGGACCAGTGCCACCCCAGTAGGGACCAGTGCCACCCCAGTGCCCGGGCCCCCCCAGAACCCCTGGAGCCAAAGAGCTGCCCCCCCCCTGGAGGTGACACCCTGGAGGACgctgtccccaagtgtcccccgATGGAAGCCAAGGATGAGGAccccccccctgaccc cccccacGTCTTTGTCCCCATCGACCCCCACTGCATCGAGCAGACCCCCggcaaacccaaaaaaaccccgaaCCCCCAAACCCgggagggctggaggggaggtTCTGAGAGACCCCAACCCCTCCCCCTCCAACCTctccaacccccccaccccacccg GCCCCCCCCCTTGGCCTTTGAGGGCCTGGTGGCCAAGACCCCCCCGAGCCGGGGGGAGCCTCGgtgtccctgggctgggggctgcagggacaacCTCAAGGCCGTGGCTTCGGGGTTTGGGGCTTTGTTCCTCTGTCCCTGTTTCCTCTACGGGGCCTTCGTCTTCCTCCCCTTCGATgccccccccctgcccacccccaccGCCCGCCTCGTCTACACCCTGCGCTGCGCCGCCTTCGCcaccttccccatcctcctgg GGATGATCGTCAGCGGCATCTCCCGCCTCTGCTCCTCCGCCCTGGAGCCCTTTGGGGAGCTGGAGCgggagctggagctgcaccGCGCCTTCGTCTCCCAATCCATCCAACTTTTCATCCTCTACTTCTTCAACTTGGCTGTCCTGGTCACCTACCTCCCCCAGGAGCTCCTCAAGCTCATCCCCCTCCTCACCGGGCTCTTTGCCATCTCCAG gtTAATTTTTTGGCTCTCCTACGCCATCGGCCGTTCCTTCCGGGTTTTTGGCTTTTCCATGACTTTCCTGCCACTCCTGGCCATGCTGCTCTGGAATCTCTACAGCATGTTTGTCCTGGAGCCTGAAAACCTCTTTGCTGTGGGAACCCCAAAACCTGAGAATTCCAAGGAAAGGGGAACCAAACTCCGGTATTGGGGttga
- the GLMP gene encoding glycosylated lysosomal membrane protein isoform X1 translates to MAAAAFAPLLVLGTLRAALGAGTAREVSMEYNPGWNSSSVNLLHVRAVGPRDTLHYIWSSIGAPTVLLVATKSRTSALHINWTQLLSPSPTGAIWIEPPSSVVSSAAVVFTKVFEYSQSQSLEELFYPTYDLSGFSWENTNHTLNHTALTAEFTGVPATDPAGSFSNGSLTFRVTAYEAGGRDRLLPSLLHTANSSKVEFVLAGVAPQGNSSRFSLEVATVEEVGAVRVLRSARSIDDEYTPTIFEMLSLAAESQNDSSTLSFLQWKATAYGSRSPRREDGIQCRSQGLQAANWTLPGSSLVLAYFGEGLGSTYTVSAINISFGGEDGEVYQEKRYLSWSALLGFGQPPRDTFSSLVISIVAMALGTPLLMLLVGSCVVLFEQRKQYSEYEPIN, encoded by the exons atggcggcggcggcgttCGCGCCGCTCCTGGTCCTGGGGACGCTGCGGGCGGCGCTCGGGGCCGGAACCGCCAGGGAG GTTTCCATGGAATACAACCCTGGCTGGAACAGTTCCTCTGTCAACCTCCTCCACGTGCGGGCGGTGGGACCCAGGGACACCTTGCACTACATCTGGAGCAGCATCGGGGCCCCCACGGTGCTTTTGGTGGCCACGAAGAGCAGGACCAGTGCCCTGCACATCAACTGgacccagctcctctcccccagccccacgggTGCCATCTGGATCGAACCCCCCAGCAGTGTGGTCTCCTCTGCTGCCGTTGTCTTCACCAAG gtgTTTGAGTACAGCCAGAGCCAAAGCCTGGAAGAGCTTTTCTATCCCACTTATGACCTTTCTGGCTTTTCCTGGGAAAACACCAACCACACCCTGAACCACACGGCCCTGACAGCTGAGTTCACGGGGGTCCCAGCCACAGATCCTGCTGGCAGCTTCTCCAATGGCAGCCTGACCTTCCGG GTGACAGCCTATGAGGCTGGTGGCCGTGACAggctcctccccagcctcctgcacaCAGCAAACAGCTCCAAGGTGGAATTTGTCCTGGCTGGGGTGGCTCCCCAAGGAAACAGCTCCAGGTTTTCCCTGGAAGTGGCCACggtggaggaggtgggggcGGTGCGGGTGCTGCGCTCGGCGCGTTCCATCGACGACGAGTACACCCCCACCATCTTTGAG aTGCTCTCCCTGGCTGCTGAATCCCAAAATGACAGCTCCACACTCAGCTTCCTGCAGTGGAAAGCCACAGCCTATGGCTCCAGGAGCCCCCGGCGTGAGGATGGGATCCAGTGCAGGTCACAGGGCCTGCAAGCAGCCAACTGGAccctgcctggctccagcctgGTCCTTGCCTACTTTGGGGAGGGTTTAGGCAGCACCTACACTGTCAGTGCCATTAATATCTCCTTtgggggagaggatggagaagtTTACCAGGAGAAACGTTACCTCAGCTG gtcAGCTCTCCTGGGATTTGGGCAGCCCCCCAGGGACACTTTTTCCTCCTTGGTCATCTCCATCGTGGCCATGGCCCTGGGGACCCCCCTGCTGATGCTCCTGGTGGGCTCCTGTGTGGTGCTCTTTGAACAGAGGAAACAATATTCCGAGTATGAGCCCATCAACTGA
- the CCT3 gene encoding T-complex protein 1 subunit gamma: protein MMAPRPVLVLSQNMKRESGRKVQTGNITAAKTIADIIRTCLGPRAMMKMLLDPMGGIVMTNDGNAILREIQVQHPAAKSMIEISRTQDEEVGDGTTSVIILAGEMLSVAEHFLEQQMHPTVIIGAYRKALDDMITILKRIGTPVDVNNKEMMLKIIKSAINTKAINRWADLACSIALDAVKTVELEENGRKEIDIKKYAKVEKIPGGFSEDSCVLRGIMVNKDVTHPRMRRLIKNPRIVLLDCSLEYKKGESQTDIEITREEDFARILQMEEEYIQQICEDLVRVKPDLVITEKGISDLAQHYLMKANISAIRRVRKTDNNRIARACGARIVSRTDELREEDVGTGARLFEVKKIGDEYFAFITECKDPKACTIILRGASKEILAEVERNLQDAMQVCRNVLMDPQLVPGGGATEMAVSHSLTEKSKGMTGVEQWPYRAVAQALEVIPRTLIQNCGASTIRVLTSLRAKHTQEGSQSWGVNGETGALVDMKELGIWEPLAVKLQTYKTAVETAVLLLRIDDIVSGHKKKGEEQKQHPTPEATQE, encoded by the exons ATGATGGCCCCGCGCCCCGTCCTCGTGCTCA GTCAGAACATGAAACGGGAATCTGGCAGGAAAGTCCAGACTGGGAATATCACAGCTGCCAAG ACAATCGCCGACATTATCCGGACGTGTTTGGGACCCAGAGCAATGATGAAG ATGCTCCTGGACCCCATGGGGGGGATTGTGATGACCAACGACGGCAACGCGATTCTCCGAGAA ATTCAGGTCCAACATCCAGCTGCCAAATCCATGATCGAGATCAGCCGCACGCAGGATGAGGAGGTTGGGGATGGGACCACATCTGTCATCATCCTGG CTGGAGAGATGCTTTCTGTTGCTGAACACTTCCTTGAGCAGCAGATGCACCCAACTGTGATCATTGGGGCTTATCGGAAGGCTCTGGATGACATGATCACCATTTTAAAGAGAATTGG CACTCCTGTGGATGTCAACAACAAAGAAATGATGCTGAAAATCATCAAAAGTGCCATAAACACCAAAGCCATCAACCGTTGGGCTGACCTGGCCTGCAGCATTGCTCTTGATGCTGTCAAAACTGTGGAGCTGGAAGAAAATGGCAGGAAGGAAATTGATATCAAAAAATATGCCAAAGTGGAAAAA atcCCAGGAGGATTCAGTGAAGATTCCTGTGTCCTGAGGGGGATCATGGTGAACAAAGATGTCACCCACCCCAGGATGAGGCGCCTGATCAAGAACCCCCGCATCGTCCTCCTGGATTGTTCCCTGGAGTACAAGAAAGGAGAGAGCCAG actgACATTGAAATAACCCGGGAGGAAGATTTTGCCCGTATCCTGCAGATGGAGGAAGAGTACATCCAGCAGATCTGTGAGGATCTGGTCAGGGTCAAGCCAGATTTGGTCAtcacagaaaaaggaatttctg ACTTGGCCCAGCACTACCTGATGAAAGCCAACATCAGCGCCATCCGCAGGGTGAGGAAGACAGACAACAACAGGATTGCCAG GGCCTGCGGAGCTCGCATCGTCAGCCGCACGGACGAGCTGCGGGAGGAGGACGTGGGCACTGGGGCCAGGCtttttgaggtgaaaaaaataGGGGATGAGTATTTTGCCTTCATCACTGAGTGCAAAGACCCCAAGGCCTGTACCATCATCCTGCGTGGAGCCAGCAAGGAAATCCTGGCT gAGGTGGAACGGAACCTGCAGGATGCCATGCAGGTCTGCAGGAATGTCCTGATGGATCCACAGCTGGTGCCGGGAGGAGGAGCCACGGAAATGGCTGTATCCCATTCCCTGACAGAGAAATCCAAAGGGATGACAGGAGTGGAGCAGTGGCCCTACAGGGCTGTAGCCCAAGCTCTGGAAGTCATTCCCAGGACTTTGATCCAGAACTGTGGGGCCAGCACCATCCGTGTGCTGACTTCCCTCAGG GCAAAACACACCCAGGaaggcagccagagctggggagtCAACGGGGAGACAGGAGCCTTGGTGGATATGAAGGAATTGGGAATCTGGGAACCTTTGGCAGTCAAACTGCAAACCTACAAAACAGCTGTGGag acTGCAGTTCTCCTGCTCCGGATCGATGACATCGTCTCGGGacacaaaaaaaagggagaggagcagaagcagcacccAACACCTGAGGCAACCCAGGAgtga